Part of the Zingiber officinale cultivar Zhangliang chromosome 6A, Zo_v1.1, whole genome shotgun sequence genome, caatcggagctctctagattcattagtgagtttcggtcaaaacctactgatagacctagagagctccgattgtatcCATTTCAGTTCccgtggatttctaaaattgcaaggagtccaaatatgctcttcattattattttcgacattcttagtggtggaccagaggttttgaaaaacataaatatctctttcttttttttttttcttttttttgttattaggcttgatatctcccatatcaaatccacgttgggcctgatatgatgagatatcaggcccacattaggcctgatatgaagagatatcagacccaacgtgggtctgatatctcttcatatcaggcataataacaaaaaaaaagggaaaaaaaagaaaaaaaaagaaagaaagagagatttagacctagagagctctgactGTATCCGTTTCAGTTTATGTGGATTTCTAAttttacaaggagttcaaatatattctccattgttatttttggcattcctagtggtggactagaggttttgaaaaacctaaaataTATAGGGATTGCTTTACTGAtcctttcttattatattttaatatcttttagaagttgaaataaataatatatagtatattttaactccttgtaaTATTAGAAATCCAcataaactgaaatgggtgcaatcggagctctctaggtccattagtgggttttgaccgaaatccactgatggacctagagagctccgattgcactcatttcagttcctgtggatttctaaaattgcaaggagtccagatatgctctttcttattatttttgacattcctagtggtagaacagaggttttgaaaaacctaaatttctctttctttttttatttaatttttttctctttttttttattaggcTTGATATCTccctatatcaggcccaacgtgggcctgatatgggagatatcaggcctaataacaaaaaaaaaggaaaaaaagaacaataaatttaggtttttcaaaacctctgatcCACCAttaggaatgccaaaaataataatggagaacATATTTGagctccttgcaattttagaaatccacaggaactgaaatgagtgcaatcggagctctttaggtccaccagtgagtttcgatcaaaacccaTTGATCGACTTAGAGATATCAGATTTCAATCATTTCAGAtcctataaatttctaaaattgtaaggagTCTAAATATGCTCTCTATTGTTATTTTCGGCATTTATAGTAGTGGACCAGAGGTGttgaaaaatctaaatctcttttttttcttttttatttttgtccctgttgttaggcctgatatctctccatatcaggcccacattgggcctgatatggagagatatcaggcccaacgtggatttGATCTCTTATAACATGTTTGAGAAAAAAATtgcaaaaaaaacaaacaaacaaagagaagataaaaaagaagaaggaaagagaaGATACGTTGCATACAAAGtaggaaaaagaagagagagaaatgataaagaaaagaaaaaggaaatcaattaaatttgtcagaagggtaaaataggaaaccACTGTAAAAAGGTGCGTCATTTGGTAAATGCTAAAGTAGTATGCTTCTTTTGGTAAATTCAAAAATCTAAGTACGCCTTTTGATAAATTGTCGTACAACTAATTAAATAGTGCAATTTATAGAAGGTTGTGTCATTTGATAAATAGGAACGATGTCACTCGCTAATATACGATTTGGTCCCTTCTGATGTTAGTTTTAGTCCTTTTAGTTACCATTGACGAATACTTTCACGGTGACAAAAGGTGAATATGTTTACCTCTAGCGCCCCCGTAAATTCGTCTCAGAGCCAATaaggaggagataaatcacggacgactattaatctttgaaataatgactagcacatataCAATTTCACAGTCATTGTATTGCTTGGCCTGATGACTATCAACTCGACAATCACCCTATCGACCTAGTAACAATTCAATTTGTCATCCAGGTATCCGTGGTTCGAGCTCCAGCTATGAtgaatttataggaattttttctacaaatggggcacgcaactaaaggatgttgggctcctgGACTGCCCGCTGCGAGCATTTCTCGATTTACCCTAGTGGCCgatggaaaacttccgtgggactGGGCCGGTTACTCCAGACTCGACGTTACCTAGCCTGgttaatcatatttttttttagtaaCAATCCAATTTGGCCCCGAGGCTATGATGCAGTGGTAGGGTATCCAGATTATCACAAGGTACCCATAGTTCGAGCCCTAGTTATGAcgaatttgcaagaatttttcctctaaatgagGCCCACAACTAAAGGATGCTAGGCTTCTGAATTGCCCGCTGCGAGCGCTTCCCAATTTACCCTGGTGGTCGATGGGAAACTTCTGTGAGGTCAGGCCGGTCATCCCAGGCTCGACGTTACTTAgtttggttaatcatttttttagtaACAATCCAATTTGTCCTCGGGATCATAGTGTCACGATAGGACATCCAAGTTATCATCCAGACACTCATGGTTCAAACCTCAGTTACGGtatatttaaagaaattttcCTTCCAAATGGGAGGCGTAACCAAAGGATACTGCGCTTCTGGGCTGGCTGCCGCGTACACTTCCCAATTTATCCTGGTGATCGGTGGGAAACTTCTATAGGAACGGACCGATCACCCCAAAAATAATCAATGAGATTAactagaattattattattttttaataacaaTCCAATTTGTACTAAGGACTAATAACTAATAGTTATATAGTATAATCATTAAAATATAAGTGTCATGATATAATAGGTTGGGATCAAAATTTGATATGTTTGGGCATGTTTTCTTTTACGTCTTGTCATCTCTACTAATGACTAATAGGCACTTATGATTTACCTTTTTTATATTAGTCTAAGGAAGGATTAGTGAAAGCACGAGGGTGAACAAATTGTCTTTTGTCACATAGTAACAATCCAATCCAACTCTCGGGATTATAGTACAGCGGTAGGAAATGTAGATTATCAACTAGGCACCTATGGTTCGATCCTTAGGTATGacatatttataataatttttccttcaaatgaaGTGTATAATCTAAGGATGTTGGACTTCTGAGCTACCCGTCACTTGCGCTTCTCGAATTATCTCGATGTcaataaaaaaattctattaaacTATATCGATCATCTAAGAATTATTGAAtaaggttaattgaatttattattttttataataatttaatcCGTCCCCTCAGAACGGTTGGTTGTTGAAGCTTGTCTCAATACACTTTTCTTTATACTTTAGGCACCTGCATAAATCgttaaaataattaagaaattatcattacatgtattttttttttaaaatagaaaatttgggaatttttaaaCATCCTCACGATCTTTACTCGCATAGTAGTTTGTATGCGGATTGGGAAAGCTCCACGGGAGCTCCGCATCTGACATTAGGGATTCCTCGAGGACCTTCCTTCTTTTCCCTTCATCGCCTCTCTTTCGGCTTCGTTCCCGTTCTTCCAAATCGGCCTTGCGTAGTTGAGATCATCCGCGGAGATCTCGTTCAGGTAACTGGctcccttccttctcctctttcgTTATTTTGTCCCTTTGATCAATTCATTTTCGATTGAGTTTGCCTCTGCGCTTGAATTGGAAAGATAGATGCTTCCGACGCAGGTACTGAGGAACTTTTTAAGAGAAAGAAGCAAGCAAATCCATTCGTCCCTATCAGTTAGTAGGTGACCCACCATTTCTTTTTCATATTGATCCTCCTGAATTGGTGTGAAGTTATCTGATTTGATCATTTTATGGGGTATTTTCGTGGTCAAAAGATTGTGTTTCTCTGGTGCACGGTGATCATTATGCCCTATTTTAGGTTTTTCTTCTGCGCGTCTAAGAATTCTAAGAAGCAGATCTCTGTTGTGAGAATAAATCATGTCAAAAGGCGATCTTTTTAGCTAACTAGATTGTGTTCCTCAATGTGATTGATAGTTTTTCCCTACTAATTAGGTTACAGACATAACTGGTCCCAACTCCAGATTTGGGTTTTAATTCACttcattttgttaaatttagGGATTTTTTTGCCTGCTCTGTGACTTACTGAAGATTTTTCAGCTTCATTAATGATTTCAACTCATGATTTGGTCATTATTACTTCCGAATTCATTCTCCATGAACTTTCTATGCAAAGGCATACAACCTCCTGAGCTAAAAAAGATTGGATTTGGTAATGCCACTGCAGTTTTCTGTTCGTACAAAGAAAACAAATTGCCAAATCTAAATAGTGTAGATTTGTCACTGACTTAATATTGCTTTTGTTATTTCTGTATACAATGAAAACAAATGATCGATTGCACAAGTTTTTTTGGTTTTCGTCTATGTTTCAAGTAATTACCTTGCATTTTAATTGTTTAGATAAAGAAATAGAAGTGTGAATACCATTGAAGTAGAACAAGGGTCAAGGGAAAGATACAAAGATGCGGAGCTCACTCTTCAGATTAGCTCGCCACTTGAAGTTTCCCACTTCGTCAATGATTGGCTCTCCACTCCACCGTCCCCTTCTATCTTCCCTCCTTGAGCATCCAATTCGAGAGTCATTTCCTGGTGATCACCTCCAATGGAGGTCAGTTGGCAGCCGTAGGGGCTCCCAATTTGCTACTGGTTTCAACCCCCTCGAGTCAAAGCAGCTTGGGTCCATCATCGATCTGGAGAGGGCCACGAATTGCTCACCTGAGGAGCTCGTCTCAGTCTGGGATGATGTAAGTATTACCCACTTTAATCTTTCTAGTGAAATTCCACTGAGTTGTGCAATTCCTTCATTAGGCGATATCCAGCATTCGATCTCTCAATGCAAATCAAGATGATTATTCTGCTCCTCTCCATGTCTGGCACGTTTATTATAGATGAACATAGGGCATTATTGTTTTTTATTCAACCATGTGGTATATGTTAGGCTAAGGCTGTCTCAATTTTTAATTGGAAAGAAGATTGATGGTGATGCTCTTGTGAGTTCGCAATTTGTTCAAAGTTGGACAACAATAATGGAAACGGCTTCCAGGTTAAAAGTTAGTGTTGGCTGAAGTAAATGGATGGGTACtcttgctatttttttttttagttttttttgtaGGGGAAACAAAAATCAACAAAGTCTTAAAGAGACTAGTCAATAGACAGAATAACTGACATGAGGAAAAAGGTTACTAGTCACAGCCACATTAGATTTAGTGAAATCACTAGGCCTTTTCCTTTCCTCGtattaaaaaaaagtaaatagATTCAATAAAGTTGACTTCATGTTTAGTACAAGAAACATGGTTTGATGTTCTGGTTCCTATTGAATAACTTCACCCAATAATTGTTTGTCCATCTTTGCTACAGTATCATCTTGGAAGAGGTCATATTGGTGCATCCATGAAAGCAAAGTTGTACCATCTATTGAATCAGCGATCTCTTACCTGGTAAATATGTGAAGTGCAATCAATTGTTTTGGCTTAGCTTGTCCATTTCTTTTTTAACTACCTTTCTATTTATCACATTATATTTCTATTATTTGAATGTTCATCTCactctttccttttatatcttctCCTCTGAGTTAGCCGGCATTTTGTCATTCCTTTGTGGAAGGGGAGTGGTTACACCAATATGTTTCTCCAAGGTGAATCTTCTCGTTTCCTTTGTCTTTCTCCTTAAATCATGGATATATATGCTAGTTTTTGATGTTGCAATGGATATATATAATTACATTTTTGTCCTTAAATTACGGATGGCCCTATGTCATTGTGCTTAATTTTTATTGTTGCAGTGCAGATGCCACACATGATATTCACTGGCCTTGAGGATTACAAGGCAAGAGGAACTCAAGCAAGCCCCTATTTTGCTGTTACTTACTACACTGAATTTGCAGAAAGCAAAGACATCGTGCTGATTCGCGGTGACGTCGTCTTCACCAGCAAGCTTAGTGATTCAGAAGCAAAATGGCTTCTGGATACTGCTCACGCATTCTATCTGAATGATGGCAAATACAAACTTGTGGAGCGCTTCAACAAAGAGACTCATGAATTTGAGTTCAAGGATGTCCTCCGTGCTCTAGAAATGCCCACACTTTGATTGACACTGGCGCAAGTTGGTTCCAGGATATCCTTTCAGCTCTAGGAATGCCAAAACTTTGATTGACACTGGCACAAGTTTGTTCCAGGATATTTTTTGAGCTCTCGGAATGCTTCGACAAAGAGAAATTCCAAGATTAATTCatgttaatttatttatatatttgaaTTATGTTATatcatttttggattttatgtttAACTGTTAAATGGAGTTTAGGTCAGGCTGGCCTGGTTGAGTCATGTTATTGGATAAGATAATATTGTTAGCTGTGGACTATTGACTGTGGTATGTGTTTAGTGCAAGTTAATTTGATCCATGGCTTTCTTTCCATATAATAAAAGGAGACAATTGCATGTATGAAAGAATACAAAGTATATCAATCTGACTTTGAGCAAGATCTATGTGTAACATGAGGCTGTTCTAACTGTGTTGAGATGAGTTTAATTTCTTGGTTACTGCAATATTATTTGCGTTCTTTAACAATAGCATTTTACCTTCCTAATTTTAATCTACTATAACTAGAATGGGTTTGGTTCAAAttgatcatatttaattattcaaaTTAGTCATATTCAAATACAGGAGTAATTATCATTTTAAAGTATCAACCAATCATGTGAtcgatcaaaaaaaaaaaatcaattcactACAGCAATGAGTCTTGAAAGTTTAAACAATTAAGCACATTTCTATTTATAATGAtcaatggtttttttttttttaataattcatgtGTTCAGATTTTGGCCGATTAATCCTTGAATGTAGACCGCTTTGGTTCTTCAATCGGATAAATCTAAAATACAATTTATTTATGCACTTCAAAATTGTCTCCATCTCAGAGTCATGAGATGAAACAAAGTTATATGATGTGCATGTTGTGGAAGGAACAAATCAACATCAGATACCTAAACATGATTTGATTTACTAGaacaaaattcatattttcaatCATCAGAGATAGAAAGGAAACTATCATAAAACAAGATTGTGAATTCAGATAAATAAGTCTTTTCCTCCTATACTGTACATGTAGCTGAAGTTGCTGTGTTTTTTTATCTTTCCGTGCCCATCTTTATGCACAAGAATTAGCTTTATTTTGACGAGGAGACGATTTGTAACAAATATGTAGGTTTGAGAAACTCCATTAGTGATAACTCCTCCAGTATGCTAACCTTTTCGTGTACATCAATGAGTTCTGAAGGAAAACCTGCATATTTTTCTTACAGTGGAGCAAGTAACTCAGCAGAATGCCGGGTTGATGTTCCTTGAAACATCGTGATCTGGAAGTGAATAATACAATGATAGAGCTCATGAAGTCCATGGTTTATCAGGCTGTGAGAAACACTCTTGTGGATTGGCATAGAAATAGTCTTATTCCTTAGGCCTGTCAGCAATTACCGTTTGCCAAGTAGGCCTTCCCATGCGATTAGCACAAGCAACCTTGACTGATAAAGAGAAGTCATCCCACCCTAGAGCTCCATTTATTGTTCTGGTCGATCGGTTCAACAAGGAGTTTTCGGTCTAAGACAATGGTCTTCTTGAAACCCAAGGCTCTGCAAATTATACAACAGAGAGCAattattcttgtttcttaagGTTTAAAACTCAAGTTTGAACTAAAAAAAGATTCTGCATAACAATCTCGATTTTTGTAAGAGAGAACAGAGATAAACAATAAAGAAAGTTCAATGTCTGATACAATATGTCATTGAAGAACAGAAAGAACAATACCTTCCATGACCCTCAACAGCCTTAGCCATGTCTCCATCATATGTAGGTATAAAGATATCACTGTTAGAGGAAACAATGTAATCTAA contains:
- the LOC121996225 gene encoding uncharacterized protein LOC121996225, yielding MRSSLFRLARHLKFPTSSMIGSPLHRPLLSSLLEHPIRESFPGDHLQWRSVGSRRGSQFATGFNPLESKQLGSIIDLERATNCSPEELVSVWDDYHLGRGHIGASMKAKLYHLLNQRSLTCRHFVIPLWKGSGYTNMFLQVQMPHMIFTGLEDYKARGTQASPYFAVTYYTEFAESKDIVLIRGDVVFTSKLSDSEAKWLLDTAHAFYLNDGKYKLVERFNKETHEFEFKDVLRALEMPTL